CAGTTAAGAAGCATAATGAACTCTTCCTCAACTACATCGACGACCTCAAACAATACGCTGActagacttcggacgcaactaacttccgacaagcactgacggtcattcacagtggagccacaAACATCTTTCCCGACTCCCCCTCactgaatggcgttcttggagtaaaaccaccacccattgcagacgaagcgCTCGAGTTaccgcgagaaacgagagtgatcCTTCCGCAACTTTGTTCTGAACATTGCAGCAgtttaaactcctacttatccagaatagaccctaacatatcaaatatatgtatatccaacgTGCCATGAGGCCCCGCACGACCATAGCCACTCAACACATCTGACACAACTCTCCCTATGAACCGACCTAGTCGTTTCCTGGGCTTACCGTTTGACGACCTCGACAACAACTTATATTATAACCttttcaataacaacaacaacaataaccggtaacaaattttgtgaagatatccgCAAGTATATGAAGGCAGACGGACGTGGCTAAATCCACGTTCATCAGCACGTCAAGTTGATCATTTAAGCATATATTTTGtagagtctccgacgttttcttccGGGTTTTACTAACTTAGTGGCAAACTTAACGTACCCTGTTCAgagcataaaaacaaaaaaaaaaaaatatgtattaaagaaaacatcaaaataaatataaaatatgatgatagacaaaaaaaagttaataagtataaaaataaaataaaaaattattgctaaaaaaataataatacatagaaaccataataataaataaataataataataaaatacataagtaaTAAAGAGAAGATTATCAAactttaaatagaaattttgctttaaaaaccaaaaaaaaatcaaaaataaaaaataaaaaaaaaaaaataaaaataaataaaaaaaaaataaaataaaaaataaaaaaataaaaataaaaataaaataaaaatttaaaataaaaaaaacatattactAGAAAAAATGTgcgtagaaaaataaaattaatactaaaaaaaaataataaaaccaaaataataaaaatataataataataaaataattgctgaaaaataataaaaaatcaaattaataattaacgtatttaactaaattaaattgtgtTACGCTATTGAAAGGAGAATTTCCAACCTTTAgataaaaaatttgctttattgaTTGCCTTTAAAATAGTAAGTATGAGTTACAACACTGTATATGTAAAGATAATGACAGAGAGCGTGagctaaaataaatacaaagtgCTTCAAGTTGTCTTAGAATATGACATTATACTATAGacttaatattataattaatttaataccacattttgattttaaatttactaCAATGTCTTTTAAATACTGCTAATTCAGCTTAGTGACAAGCCTAATATAAGCTTGCACAGtacatttgaaatataaaatacaaaaaacaaatttgaggCTTGCTAGCAACTGCACCTCACTTTAAAATGAATAAAGTCAACACTTTTATTTGGTAACTACAATGGCATGGCATTGTGCCGCGTTATTTTCGCCAGCATTCACATGTTGTTATGGCCATTCGTCGGTTGATAAATACACGCGCTCATCATGCACCGTATGAAAAGTTAAACCGTTACCTTCAGGCTTATGCCATGATGGCAGTAAAACGCTACGCCAAAACGTTCTACAAAGTAAGTTTAAATTACCAtgttaattacaaattttaaagcttttgcGCAAAAGCACACATTACTTACCGTCCACGCACCAAGCccaaaaataatttccaatttttacgCGCACCAAAATTATATGGATTaacgtaaattttattttctttaagcaAACGTTCGGTTTCCTCTTGATTTATTAGCGCCTCAATGCTAGTTTCACCGCGTGTTATCAATTTGGCATGCCATATGGTGAGTGCACCCAGCGCCAGTACAGCAGTTACATTCGTAGTGGCCATAAATATTATAGCACGTCGCCTCCCCATTGTGTATGTGCCATCGTCTGAGGTAGGCGGTGTGGGCAGTGCATGCTTGGCAGGCAACAGTATGTCATCATCGTACTCGTGCGCATGAGTCTGCAATTCGTGGAAAATTTAACGATGcgtaaagttaaaaaataaaaatataaaattaatgttttaccACTGGTATAATGTGTCCGCTTAAATTGAATTTAACTGGTTGGCCTTCTAATGGTTCCGATTCTATCCAACTATCACCATGATCTAGCCATACAtgtttatagccgagttcaaAGCCAAAAACTATTAGGAAGAGACAACCGAGAGTGGTGTAGGCCATATAAAGGAAGAAGTAGCGATGATTGAAGAAGCCTACGCAATTATTCAGCCACGCTGAAAGAAATATGTACGTTTGAACATAACAGCGAGTCTAGGAaaattatgtatacattttttttcgaatataaaCACTAAGCACCAAGCTACAATTAATTCCAATaggacatcaaatatttattttattttttaaacgaaGCTCAGTTAGTACCTGTATAACGCTATGAAATACTTACGGCAGTGATGGTCCATTTTCAGTACACATTTGTTGCAAATGGAGCAATGGTGTGTACGCGGTGCTTTCGGTAAATgacattttttacaaatcttGCGCACCTCGAAGGATCCATCACTCTGCAATACCACAAGctaaaaaaatccacaaatatttaaaaatgttacttACAATTTGTGGGGGCTCACCGGGTGGTGTAATTACGCCCATTACATAGTGGAAAATGACATTAAGCAGTAGCCAATTGCCAATAATAAGTAAAAACACAGTAGCTTTGGGACTTTTTTCCCACCAAAACGGTAAACCAATCCAATAGGCAATCACCACTACAGCAATTGTCAATCCCGATACAGCGAAtatgaaaaactaaataaacaaattaatatatatcAAATGATAGGTCAACGGACACTCACTGGTCCTAACAAATGTGTATAGTTATCGACGAACCAGAACATTGGTTCCAAACATGTATCTGAATCGAATTCGGTGATGAGTCGGCGGAACCATATCTTTGCATAGCTCCAACGAGCACGATATCTAGTGCTGAAAAcgcaaatatgttttttatgtacttgatttttatacatttatcaCTTactataatttctttaattcaCTACTGTAGCGCCACTTAAAGCGAGTCATTTTTTAGTAACATCAAAATTCAGAATTTACTTATGCCGATTCAGTTCCTCATAGCAATTTTCTACTATTCTGTTATCATAAAcaataaacagctgattcgagaCAAACGGGTTCAGATAGAGTAACttctaaaaaattgaaattaaaataatgctGCATGTTATTATATCAAGAAATATAATtgcatttaacaaaattttagaaatttacttgcttattaaaaatattaataaaaattaaagatttatttaacaaaattgctACTGACACTTGGGCATCACTTAAATGTGTTGAAATCTTCATACAGTGACAAAAACCATATTCATGTTTCATATAACAAAAcgtgataatttaaaaaatgcctttCAATGCTTTcgaaaatatactaaaatgaTTTACAGATTTGCAGCAGACAGACATTAGAACCAgattaacacaatttttttgtaaatttcaaattaGGAGCATTTTAacaaacgcacatacatatatttacttgtgGTGTGTTTAACACCACCacaggaagaagaagaaatgcaaAAACGAAAACAGTGAAGAATTTTTATGGAATCAGTAATGCAAAAGATtgctaaatacaaataattcatATTTGGTGGAAGTAAACATAAATGGATCTACAAGCAGCTACAGGTATTAGATCTCACCTTAAATTGACGAAGACAGAAAGATTTAAATCTGCAATTAACTTGCCCTACGTTGTTCTTTTATTTAGGAACATCAAATATGGAAGGTGCGGTGGGTGACCAAACTACTGAAATCACTgctataaatattaatgaaaatgctgAAGCTATGCCACCAAGTGAAGGCCGAAATGGTGGGGCTTCCCTAGAATCGACGCCAAAACCGCATGCAAATAGTAGTGTTGAAACAGATGCAACAGAAACAGTAAACGCAGTTGCTGAACAGCCGTCCGTAATAATATCGACAAACGAAAATGTACCAAACATTACTTCCAATACACAACCAGACACGGAGTGCGACTTGCAGCCACCGGATGCTAATACAACACCTATTGCTTCAAATGAGGACGCGATCTCTTCAAACCAGGAAGAAATTAACTTACAAGAAGATGTGCAAATAATAGACAATAACATAACGGCCGCTCCAGTAGCTACCAATATGGAAATTGAAGCTGACCAACAGCAAAGCCTTGCAAACGCTGAGGCACAGCAAGAGGTTGAAGCAGATGATATATCGTTAGACGAGgttgttcaaaataataatgaGAATGAAGATGAAAGTAACGACGAAATACGTTTTGATCCCTCACCACTAATCGAACCACTATTAGAAGACGACGAAATGGGCGAACAAGGCGTGGATGATGATGATCAGCCAATAGCTGATTATGAGGGTGAGGATAACTTAATGCTGGAGGACATATCGGATGATGCTTCAACTTCACCAGATGCTGTTTTTGATGGTtagtaaatttttctatttaattagTATGTGaggttttctaaattttgttttcatttcagaTGATCAAATGCGCGCTGCCTTTAGTGAAATGCTTGTACAAAATAGACGCGGCGGGGAAAATTTCATGCAACGGTTGCGAAGCGCTTTCTTTACAATGGAACACAATAGAGAACGTCGACGCATTGAAACTGAAAACAACGAAGTGGAAATTGAAGAGCCCGAACCTGAAAATCCTGTAAGCTTTGACACGAGCTTACCAGCTGAACATTCATATTTAGGAGAGAATATGGATCGCGTGTCAGGTGTACATTATTTGGAAGTGGGACAACAATACAACTTAATGCTTTTCATGCATCAGCATATATTATTTCCCGGCGAAGTGCTGCCCTTTATGATCTCCGGTTCAATTATCGAGTCTGATATGAGCGCACAAAACGGTTTACTTTTTGGCGTTTGTTTTCCCACACTCTGCAACAGCGAAGATATGGATGATAACTTTTATGGCGTCACTTgtcaaatttatgaaaaaggaACAGATGAACGTGGCAACACACTAATCAAATCACGAGCTTTACAACGTTTTGTCACTAAAGGAAGTCAAATAACTGGGTAAGTCAGTGTAACACTTACTATTGTTGTTCTATTTCAtatagttaaattttatttgcagtCCCCTATCATTTATAGCTGCCCATCCACAATTCAAGGTGTACGGCAAAGTTAGAATACTTCCCGAAATTTATCTACGTGAACCACTACAATGCATTGATATGGGTTCACTAAATCGATTTCGTGATATAAACTCCATGCGCGAAACCTATAAACGTTATCAAGCAGCCACAACCGCCTGGCCAACACATATTTATGACTACTACAGCATTACGGCCATAGTGGAAAAAGCGCGTTCTCAA
The sequence above is drawn from the Bactrocera tryoni isolate S06 chromosome 1, CSIRO_BtryS06_freeze2, whole genome shotgun sequence genome and encodes:
- the LOC120766711 gene encoding palmitoyltransferase ZDHHC16A, with product MTRFKWRYSSELKKLYTRYRARWSYAKIWFRRLITEFDSDTCLEPMFWFVDNYTHLLGPFFIFAVSGLTIAVVVIAYWIGLPFWWEKSPKATVFLLIIGNWLLLNVIFHYVMGVITPPGEPPQISDGSFEVRKICKKCHLPKAPRTHHCSICNKCVLKMDHHCPWLNNCVGFFNHRYFFLYMAYTTLGCLFLIVFGFELGYKHVWLDHGDSWIESEPLEGQPVKFNLSGHIIPVTHAHEYDDDILLPAKHALPTPPTSDDGTYTMGRRRAIIFMATTNVTAVLALGALTIWHAKLITRGETSIEALINQEETERLLKENKIYVNPYNFGARKNWKLFLGLVRGRTFWRSVLLPSWHKPEGNGLTFHTVHDERVYLSTDEWP
- the LOC120775975 gene encoding protein cereblon is translated as MDLQAATGTSNMEGAVGDQTTEITAININENAEAMPPSEGRNGGASLESTPKPHANSSVETDATETVNAVAEQPSVIISTNENVPNITSNTQPDTECDLQPPDANTTPIASNEDAISSNQEEINLQEDVQIIDNNITAAPVATNMEIEADQQQSLANAEAQQEVEADDISLDEVVQNNNENEDESNDEIRFDPSPLIEPLLEDDEMGEQGVDDDDQPIADYEGEDNLMLEDISDDASTSPDAVFDDDQMRAAFSEMLVQNRRGGENFMQRLRSAFFTMEHNRERRRIETENNEVEIEEPEPENPVSFDTSLPAEHSYLGENMDRVSGVHYLEVGQQYNLMLFMHQHILFPGEVLPFMISGSIIESDMSAQNGLLFGVCFPTLCNSEDMDDNFYGVTCQIYEKGTDERGNTLIKSRALQRFVTKGSQITGPLSFIAAHPQFKVYGKVRILPEIYLREPLQCIDMGSLNRFRDINSMRETYKRYQAATTAWPTHIYDYYSITAIVEKARSQLAQHKIDTMPTDPTQLSFWLVRNLHLSDSLMKTIFLTDSVNIRMKLISDTFTDDSVFTCRYCGNRIANCQQLFAMSKHGVQTQYCNSAGYIHETNTVYQLLPDAITYSGQPSSKFSWFPGYEWHIIVCKICSRHIGWKFKALEPNLVPKSFFGISSSSVRISSPTPENTNTRAAVFQSLMRLVRREMQ